The Rhizobium sp. BG4 genome has a window encoding:
- a CDS encoding transporter substrate-binding domain-containing protein, whose amino-acid sequence MKKSLKRMAIGAAALAIASVAHAGATLDRVMSKKAMVVATNSGWPPQSYLDDNNQMVGFDIDVSHEIAKRLGVEVSFDTPDWATLTGGHWQGRYDVGVGSVTPTKARAQVIDFAGIYYYSPYVYVVHKDSPVKTVSDLNGKVIGVETATTSEDFMRHQLQIDAPGLPPIEYKVTAGEIRTFADSMLPFDDLRLGPGVRIDAVVAPEQTAKNAIKNGYPLRVIEGEYAFREPLVVIAEKGDAEWTAKIGEIIKAMKADGTLGTLTKKWYGADYSAD is encoded by the coding sequence ATGAAAAAATCGTTGAAGAGAATGGCGATCGGCGCGGCCGCGCTCGCCATTGCTTCCGTTGCTCATGCCGGTGCGACGCTCGACCGCGTTATGTCGAAGAAGGCAATGGTCGTTGCCACTAACAGCGGCTGGCCCCCGCAAAGCTATCTTGATGATAACAATCAGATGGTTGGCTTCGACATCGACGTGTCGCACGAAATTGCCAAGCGCCTTGGCGTCGAGGTCAGTTTTGACACGCCCGATTGGGCGACGCTTACCGGTGGACATTGGCAGGGGAGGTATGACGTCGGCGTTGGCTCCGTTACCCCGACCAAGGCGCGCGCCCAGGTCATCGACTTTGCCGGCATCTACTACTACAGCCCCTATGTCTACGTTGTCCACAAGGACAGTCCGGTCAAGACCGTGTCTGACCTCAATGGCAAGGTGATCGGTGTCGAAACCGCCACCACTTCCGAAGACTTCATGCGTCACCAGTTGCAGATCGATGCCCCCGGCTTGCCGCCGATCGAGTACAAGGTCACTGCTGGCGAGATCCGCACGTTCGCCGATTCCATGCTGCCCTTCGATGACCTGCGCCTTGGACCTGGCGTACGTATCGACGCCGTGGTAGCGCCGGAGCAGACGGCGAAGAACGCCATCAAGAACGGCTACCCACTGCGCGTCATTGAAGGCGAGTACGCGTTCCGCGAGCCGCTCGTCGTGATTGCCGAAAAGGGCGACGCCGAATGGACCGCCAAAATAGGCGAAATCATCAAGGCGATGAAGGCCGACGGCACGCTCGGCACCTTGACCAAGAAGTGGTACGGCGCCGACTACAGTGCTGACTAA
- a CDS encoding amino acid ABC transporter permease — MFGRLILNYPDATRRTGILLMLALLSALFYALGVSSAWIGKLLPVAIGWVSDSPQTSRVVSAVLLSLIIAVNVRLLRLLSRRHQIVGVWVELFALLMMFFYSFDLSFAFIAKKIGFLITQGVTTTLYISAISIVIATVIALAGAIAKLSKNGVVYGLATFYTSLFRGLPLLMQIYIIYLGLPQVGYVIGAVPAGILALSLCYGAYMTEIFRAGIESIPRGQSEGATALGLSPNQTMFLVILPQAMRVIIPPTGNQFIAMLKDSSLVSVVGVWEIMYLARTQGQTEFRHIEMLITASMIYWLLSISLEFLQARIEERFGRFNVR, encoded by the coding sequence ATGTTTGGAAGATTGATACTGAACTATCCGGATGCCACGAGACGCACGGGCATCCTTCTCATGCTGGCGCTGCTGTCAGCACTTTTCTATGCGCTCGGCGTCAGCTCGGCCTGGATCGGCAAGCTCCTTCCGGTCGCCATCGGCTGGGTCTCTGACAGCCCTCAGACAAGCCGCGTCGTTTCGGCAGTCCTGCTCTCGCTCATTATCGCCGTCAACGTCAGGCTTCTGCGGCTTCTTTCTCGGCGCCACCAGATCGTCGGTGTCTGGGTAGAGCTTTTCGCTCTGCTGATGATGTTCTTTTACTCCTTCGATCTGTCCTTTGCTTTCATCGCCAAGAAGATTGGCTTCCTGATCACCCAGGGCGTCACGACAACACTCTACATCTCGGCGATCTCGATCGTTATCGCTACGGTCATTGCGCTTGCCGGTGCGATCGCAAAACTCTCGAAGAACGGCGTTGTCTATGGTCTTGCGACCTTCTACACCTCACTCTTTCGCGGCCTGCCGCTCCTGATGCAGATCTATATCATCTATCTCGGCCTGCCGCAGGTCGGATATGTCATCGGCGCCGTTCCAGCCGGCATTCTGGCGCTCTCGCTTTGCTACGGCGCCTATATGACGGAGATCTTCCGCGCCGGCATCGAGAGCATTCCGCGCGGCCAGTCGGAAGGTGCTACCGCCCTTGGCCTAAGTCCCAACCAGACGATGTTTCTCGTTATCCTGCCGCAGGCGATGCGCGTCATCATTCCGCCGACGGGCAACCAGTTCATCGCCATGCTGAAGGACTCGTCGCTGGTTTCCGTCGTCGGTGTGTGGGAAATCATGTATCTCGCCCGCACCCAAGGCCAAACGGAATTCCGCCACATCGAAATGCTGATCACCGCCTCGATGATCTACTGGCTCCTGTCGATTAGCCTTGAGTTCCTCCAGGCCAGGATCGAAGAACGTTTTGGCCGCTTCAATGTCCGATAG
- a CDS encoding PfkB family carbohydrate kinase: MGHFRFAAVGDNCVDRFQAPINQSLIGGNAVNVALQLARLGHSSFYFGAVGKDVDGERTTRALKDNGVETSCLQLRPGNTAYTNIEQTASGDRIIAYEDFGTCAGYRPSEEDIAVLKTMDHVHLGWLDDAGELRRRLSSEGVSLSQDISVNANPENLGVAGLTVAFASAGARGAPAESLLSYLLANGAACAVVTCGSDGALARRGEEFGESSIAPVTVVDTTGAGDSFIAGFLAAFVAQQPLVACLEQGRDCAAITCTHVGGFPQQPLPL; encoded by the coding sequence ATGGGGCATTTTCGTTTCGCAGCCGTTGGCGACAATTGCGTGGACCGTTTCCAGGCGCCGATCAACCAGTCGCTGATCGGCGGCAATGCCGTGAACGTCGCACTACAGCTTGCTCGTCTTGGACACAGTTCCTTTTATTTTGGAGCGGTTGGCAAAGACGTTGATGGTGAGCGCACGACGAGGGCATTGAAAGATAATGGTGTCGAAACGTCGTGTTTGCAGCTGCGTCCAGGCAACACTGCCTATACCAACATCGAGCAAACCGCCTCTGGCGACCGGATCATTGCCTATGAAGATTTCGGCACATGCGCCGGTTACAGGCCGAGCGAGGAGGACATCGCTGTCCTCAAGACCATGGACCACGTGCATCTCGGCTGGCTGGATGACGCCGGTGAATTACGGCGCAGACTTTCGAGCGAAGGTGTGAGCCTGTCCCAAGATATTTCCGTCAACGCTAACCCGGAGAACCTCGGCGTCGCTGGCCTGACCGTGGCCTTTGCCTCGGCTGGCGCGCGCGGCGCGCCGGCCGAAAGCTTGCTCTCCTATCTGCTTGCGAATGGCGCCGCTTGTGCGGTCGTAACCTGCGGGAGCGACGGTGCGCTGGCGCGTCGCGGAGAGGAATTCGGGGAATCCTCAATCGCGCCGGTCACGGTCGTGGATACGACCGGCGCGGGCGACAGCTTCATCGCCGGATTTCTGGCGGCCTTCGTGGCACAGCAGCCGCTCGTCGCCTGCCTGGAACAAGGCCGCGACTGCGCGGCCATCACTTGCACCCATGTTGGTGGATTTCCCCAGCAACCGCTGCCGCTATAG
- a CDS encoding DMT family transporter has product MSDSIRSASAVGTGANANLRAAAIVITAFAAFSGTDALVKLLSAEFRVPQVTFLITLAALLLVSGRAVFTRRLGELVPRQPGLALIRALLLAGDTLLIHYAFAALPLAEAYVLAFLSPVLVAILAVVFLGERLSLIGWLGVGLGFAGVAVALRPGAVALNFGHMAAIGSALLFALSLALLRKTRSEESDDALVATMLVMLTVTAFIVAMATGGFDAIGPGALLVAVLAGTLLYVGHALLVRAFRIGDASVVAAFQYSQIVWGCLYGAVLFGAPIETYTIVGGVIIIFSGWLVLK; this is encoded by the coding sequence ATGTCCGATAGCATCCGGTCGGCGTCGGCAGTTGGGACCGGCGCCAACGCCAACCTGCGGGCCGCAGCCATTGTCATCACCGCCTTTGCAGCCTTTTCCGGCACCGACGCGCTCGTCAAACTCCTGAGCGCCGAGTTCCGGGTTCCGCAAGTCACCTTCCTCATCACCCTGGCGGCGCTCCTCCTCGTCAGCGGCCGCGCAGTATTCACCCGCCGGCTGGGCGAACTCGTACCCCGGCAGCCGGGACTGGCGCTGATACGCGCGCTGTTGCTTGCCGGTGATACGCTGCTGATCCACTACGCGTTTGCAGCGCTGCCTCTAGCTGAAGCTTATGTCCTTGCTTTCCTCTCTCCGGTTCTTGTTGCCATTCTGGCCGTCGTCTTTCTTGGCGAACGGCTGTCGCTGATCGGATGGCTTGGTGTGGGGCTCGGCTTTGCAGGCGTCGCGGTGGCGCTGCGACCGGGTGCCGTTGCGCTCAATTTTGGCCACATGGCGGCAATCGGCTCCGCTCTTCTCTTTGCGCTCTCGCTCGCGTTGTTGCGGAAGACGAGATCCGAGGAATCCGACGATGCGCTCGTTGCAACAATGCTGGTGATGCTGACCGTCACGGCCTTCATTGTTGCGATGGCGACCGGCGGGTTCGATGCCATCGGACCGGGCGCGCTGCTGGTCGCTGTTCTCGCTGGAACCCTGCTTTACGTCGGCCATGCTCTTTTGGTGCGGGCCTTCCGTATCGGCGACGCGTCGGTCGTTGCAGCCTTCCAATACAGCCAGATTGTCTGGGGCTGCCTCTACGGAGCAGTGCTGTTTGGTGCTCCGATTGAAACTTACACCATCGTCGGAGGTGTCATCATCATCTTCTCCGGCTGGCTTGTGCTCAAATAG
- a CDS encoding amino acid ABC transporter ATP-binding protein, producing the protein MTFNPRPEIELTGVNKWYGEYHALNEINLTIRKGERVVICGPSGSGKSTLIRCINRLEVHQRGRIVVAGTELSENERNIGDIRREVGMVFQHFNLFPHLTILENCILAPVWVRKMDKKKATEIAMHYLERVRIPEQAGKYPGQLSGGQQQRVAIARALCMQPKVMLFDEPTSALDPEMVKEVLETMVSLAETGMTMVCVTHEMGFARQVADRVIFMDRGAIVEEAAPAEFFDNPQNDRSKLFLSQILH; encoded by the coding sequence TTGACGTTCAATCCGCGGCCTGAAATCGAGCTTACCGGTGTCAACAAATGGTACGGCGAATACCACGCTCTGAACGAGATCAACCTGACGATCCGCAAGGGTGAGCGCGTTGTTATCTGTGGCCCCTCGGGGTCGGGCAAGTCGACGCTGATCCGCTGCATCAATCGTCTTGAGGTGCATCAGCGAGGTCGTATCGTCGTCGCAGGTACCGAGCTTTCGGAAAACGAGAGGAATATCGGCGACATCCGCCGCGAAGTCGGGATGGTATTCCAACACTTCAACCTCTTCCCGCACCTCACGATACTTGAGAACTGCATTCTGGCTCCCGTCTGGGTTCGGAAGATGGACAAGAAGAAGGCGACGGAAATCGCCATGCACTATCTCGAGCGTGTGCGCATTCCCGAGCAGGCGGGCAAATATCCGGGCCAGCTTTCCGGCGGTCAACAGCAGCGCGTCGCCATTGCCCGGGCTCTCTGCATGCAGCCGAAGGTCATGTTGTTCGACGAGCCGACCTCGGCGCTTGATCCGGAGATGGTCAAGGAAGTGCTTGAGACCATGGTGTCACTCGCCGAAACGGGAATGACCATGGTCTGCGTCACCCACGAGATGGGTTTTGCCCGTCAGGTCGCCGACAGAGTGATCTTCATGGACCGCGGTGCGATCGTGGAGGAGGCAGCGCCTGCCGAGTTCTTCGACAACCCGCAAAACGACCGCAGCAAGCTCTTCCTCAGCCAGATCCTGCACTGA
- a CDS encoding FAD-binding oxidoreductase, whose protein sequence is MSYPDTYYRRTMTDTTVRPALSGPTECDTVIVGAGLAGLTTALQLARAGVSVLVLEAESVGFGASGRNGGFVSAGFATDNSAIARVVGDEAAKNIHRLSVEGVEFVRDTICDLDIIDANPQRGIISALRYDGGESLKLYAEEMNRDYGSELEFMDRDQVRTMLKSERYFQALRSEKSFHMHPLNYLRAVAAEIERLGGRIYENSAAIDCQLASAEKIVTTAGGRVRARRTVLTTGGYTGRLVGRLKRSFLPIATYVMISEENPELISTAIATSCAVGDNRRAGDYYRLVDGGKRLLWGGRITTRAASPGALARQLRHEMVGTYPQLSGLKTELAWSGLMSYARHLMPQIGEMMPGVWHCTAFGGHGLNTTAIGGKVVAEGILGQSDRYRLFQPFGLVWAGGVAGLAAAQLTYWKLQAQDWWRERAA, encoded by the coding sequence ATGTCCTACCCTGACACCTACTACCGCCGCACCATGACAGACACCACCGTTCGCCCTGCGCTGAGCGGCCCGACAGAGTGCGACACGGTGATCGTAGGCGCGGGCCTTGCCGGCCTCACCACGGCGCTGCAGCTTGCGCGCGCTGGCGTTTCTGTCCTGGTGCTCGAAGCTGAATCCGTGGGCTTCGGTGCTTCCGGTCGCAACGGTGGTTTCGTCAGCGCTGGGTTTGCCACAGACAATTCAGCGATTGCGCGCGTCGTCGGCGACGAGGCCGCCAAGAATATCCATCGTCTATCTGTCGAAGGCGTCGAGTTCGTTCGTGACACCATCTGCGATCTCGACATCATCGATGCCAACCCGCAGCGCGGCATCATCAGCGCACTGCGCTACGACGGCGGCGAAAGCCTCAAGCTGTATGCCGAGGAAATGAACCGCGACTACGGCAGCGAACTGGAATTCATGGATCGCGATCAGGTTCGCACCATGCTGAAGTCTGAGCGTTACTTCCAGGCATTGCGCAGCGAGAAATCCTTCCACATGCATCCGCTCAATTATCTGAGGGCCGTGGCGGCGGAAATCGAGCGGCTGGGCGGGCGCATTTATGAGAACTCGGCCGCAATTGACTGTCAGCTTGCCAGCGCCGAAAAGATTGTAACGACGGCCGGCGGGCGGGTCAGGGCGCGTCGGACCGTTCTGACCACCGGCGGCTATACGGGTCGCCTCGTGGGCAGGCTCAAGCGCTCATTCCTGCCGATTGCAACCTACGTGATGATCTCCGAGGAAAACCCGGAACTGATCTCCACGGCAATCGCCACGTCCTGCGCAGTGGGCGACAATCGCCGCGCTGGAGACTACTACCGGCTCGTGGACGGAGGCAAGCGTCTGCTGTGGGGCGGTCGCATCACAACGCGCGCCGCATCGCCTGGCGCCCTCGCGCGTCAATTGCGCCACGAGATGGTCGGCACCTATCCGCAGCTGAGCGGACTGAAGACAGAGCTCGCCTGGTCGGGCCTGATGTCCTATGCCCGCCACCTGATGCCCCAGATCGGCGAGATGATGCCAGGGGTCTGGCATTGTACCGCGTTTGGGGGCCATGGCCTCAACACCACGGCAATCGGCGGCAAGGTGGTCGCCGAGGGCATTCTCGGGCAATCCGACCGGTACCGCCTCTTCCAGCCCTTCGGACTCGTCTGGGCCGGCGGCGTTGCGGGGCTGGCGGCGGCACAGCTTACCTATTGGAAATTGCAGGCGCAGGACTGGTGGCGAGAGAGAGCCGCCTGA